A section of the Sphaerobacter thermophilus DSM 20745 genome encodes:
- a CDS encoding B12-binding domain-containing radical SAM protein produces MSEVLLGQSYYLRFDPKLWEAMQPYPPLGTLYAASYLRSRGYDVALFDAMLAESEAEWDAALDRERPRFAVLYEDNFNYLSKMCLLRMREAAFVMIRAARERGCTVIVAGSDATDHAGRYLQAGADFVLLGEGEYTLAELLDHLTGRSDQPLEGILGLAYPDPTQPDGVKRTPRRPDIRDLDALPFPAWDLVDVPRYRDIWLRRHGYFSMNMVTTRGCPFHCNWCAKPIWGQRYNARSPENVAAELKWLRDNYQPDHIWFVDDIMGLKPGWLQRYADEVERLGVRTPFKSLHRVDLLLRGDTIEALARAGAQIVWVGAESGSQRILDAMEKGTKVEQIVEVARRLHAAGIQVGFFLQFGYPGETRADIELTLQMVRDCQPDDIGVSVAYPLPGTPFHERVKDQLGVKQNWLDSNDLAMLYRGPFTTEFYRQLHVVVHKEFRMRKHWRVLRGLAQRPGQLRRRHLRMAAAAAFYAATLPLERRRLDRLEKVPHQGVGPLPPTISPEEAAIPTPQAPAEGD; encoded by the coding sequence GTGAGCGAGGTGCTGCTGGGTCAGTCCTATTACCTGCGGTTCGACCCCAAGCTGTGGGAGGCGATGCAGCCCTACCCACCGCTCGGGACCCTCTACGCTGCGAGCTACCTGCGATCCCGCGGCTACGACGTGGCGCTCTTCGACGCCATGCTCGCGGAGTCGGAGGCGGAGTGGGATGCGGCGCTCGACCGGGAGCGCCCGCGCTTCGCCGTCCTCTACGAGGACAACTTCAACTACCTCTCCAAGATGTGCCTGCTGCGCATGCGCGAGGCCGCGTTCGTTATGATCCGCGCCGCGCGTGAGCGCGGCTGCACCGTGATTGTCGCCGGGTCCGACGCCACGGACCATGCCGGGCGCTACCTGCAAGCCGGGGCCGACTTCGTCCTGCTCGGCGAGGGGGAGTACACGCTGGCCGAACTGCTCGACCACCTGACCGGCCGGAGCGACCAGCCGCTGGAGGGGATCCTGGGGCTGGCCTACCCCGATCCGACACAGCCCGACGGGGTCAAGCGCACCCCACGCCGCCCGGATATCCGCGACCTCGACGCGCTGCCGTTCCCGGCGTGGGACCTGGTCGATGTGCCGCGCTACCGCGACATCTGGCTACGGCGGCACGGGTATTTCTCGATGAACATGGTCACCACCCGCGGCTGCCCCTTCCACTGCAACTGGTGCGCGAAGCCGATCTGGGGCCAGCGCTACAACGCCCGCAGCCCGGAGAACGTCGCAGCCGAGCTGAAGTGGCTGCGCGACAACTACCAGCCCGACCACATCTGGTTCGTCGACGACATCATGGGCCTCAAGCCGGGCTGGCTCCAGCGCTACGCGGACGAAGTCGAGCGGCTCGGCGTCCGCACCCCCTTCAAGAGCCTGCACCGGGTGGACCTCTTGCTCCGCGGCGACACGATCGAGGCGCTGGCGCGCGCGGGTGCGCAGATCGTCTGGGTCGGAGCCGAGTCCGGCTCGCAGCGCATCCTCGACGCGATGGAGAAGGGGACGAAGGTCGAGCAGATCGTGGAAGTGGCCCGGCGCCTGCACGCGGCGGGGATCCAGGTCGGATTCTTCCTCCAGTTCGGCTACCCCGGTGAGACGCGCGCTGATATCGAGCTGACCCTACAGATGGTGCGCGATTGCCAGCCGGACGACATCGGCGTCTCGGTCGCCTACCCGCTGCCGGGGACCCCGTTCCACGAGCGGGTCAAGGATCAGCTCGGGGTCAAGCAGAACTGGCTCGACTCCAACGACCTGGCCATGCTCTACCGCGGTCCGTTCACCACTGAGTTCTACCGGCAACTCCACGTCGTGGTGCACAAGGAGTTCCGGATGCGCAAGCACTGGCGCGTGCTCCGGGGGCTGGCGCAGCGGCCGGGCCAGCTCCGTCGCCGCCATCTGCGCATGGCAGCCGCAGCGGCCTTCTACGCCGCGACGCTGCCGCTGGAGCGCCGCCGCCTCGACCGGCTGGAGAAAGTACCGCACCAGGGGGTGGGGCCGTTGCCACCGACCATCTCGCCCGAGGAGGCAGCCATCCCGACGCCGCAGGCACCGGCTGAAGGAGACTGA
- a CDS encoding hydroxyacid dehydrogenase, translated as MSDRAGGTAGRVVFFETDSREQAYFGEALGPLAPVFHSEPLDEDSTHLAAEAEIVSVFIHSRLDRPTLERLPRLRLIATRSTGYDHIDLAACAERGVVVTNVPYYGENTVAEHTFGLILALSRNIHRAYVRTQRGDFSLAGLEGFDLKGKTLGVIGTGSIGLHVIRIAKGFGMEVVAHDLRPSRILPEVLGFRYVPLDELLQVSDIASLHVPYLPATHHLMNRETFARMKRGSLLINTARGGLVDTESLMWALDEGILAGAGLDVLEGEELIQEESQLLTQPAVEDKLRAVLRQHLLARRENVVITPHIAFYSTEAVHRIMDVTIENINAFLDGNPQNVVSAPAPART; from the coding sequence ATGAGCGATCGGGCGGGCGGTACAGCGGGGCGCGTAGTCTTCTTCGAGACGGACTCGCGCGAGCAGGCGTACTTCGGCGAGGCGCTGGGGCCACTGGCCCCGGTCTTCCACAGCGAGCCGCTGGACGAGGACAGCACCCACCTTGCGGCCGAGGCTGAGATCGTGTCCGTCTTCATCCACTCACGGCTCGACCGCCCAACACTGGAGCGCCTGCCCCGGTTGCGCCTCATCGCCACCCGCTCGACCGGCTACGACCATATCGACCTGGCAGCCTGCGCCGAGCGCGGCGTCGTCGTGACGAACGTCCCCTACTATGGCGAGAACACCGTCGCCGAGCACACCTTCGGGCTCATCCTGGCGCTATCGCGCAACATCCACCGCGCCTACGTCCGCACCCAGCGCGGCGACTTCTCGCTGGCGGGTCTGGAGGGATTCGACCTGAAGGGCAAGACCCTCGGCGTGATCGGCACGGGCAGTATCGGCCTCCACGTCATCCGGATCGCCAAGGGATTCGGCATGGAGGTCGTCGCCCACGACCTGCGTCCAAGCCGCATCCTGCCCGAGGTGCTTGGCTTCCGCTACGTCCCGCTGGACGAGCTGCTCCAGGTATCCGACATCGCGAGCCTGCACGTCCCCTACCTCCCGGCGACGCACCACCTGATGAACCGTGAGACCTTTGCCCGCATGAAGCGCGGCTCGCTGCTGATCAACACGGCCCGCGGTGGCCTTGTCGACACCGAGTCGCTGATGTGGGCGCTGGATGAGGGGATCCTCGCCGGCGCCGGGCTCGACGTGCTCGAGGGGGAAGAGTTGATCCAGGAGGAGTCGCAACTCCTGACCCAGCCGGCGGTGGAGGACAAGCTGCGGGCAGTGCTACGCCAGCACCTCCTGGCCCGCCGAGAGAACGTAGTCATCACGCCGCACATCGCGTTCTACAGCACCGAGGCGGTGCACCGCATCATGGACGTGACCATCGAGAACATCAACGCATTCCTCGACGGCAACCCCCAGAACGTGGTGAGCGCCCCCGCCCCCGCACGGACGTGA
- a CDS encoding type II toxin-antitoxin system RelE family toxin: MLRTQYAIDFTPQAVRQLASLPKAMQARIARRIDNLATDPRPQGCEKITGGDDLYRIRVGDYRVVYQVRDERLLILVILIGHRRDIYCHLSRLSC; encoded by the coding sequence CTGCTCCGCACACAGTACGCGATTGACTTCACACCGCAGGCAGTACGGCAGCTTGCGTCGCTGCCCAAGGCAATGCAGGCGCGGATCGCGCGGCGTATCGATAACCTCGCGACCGATCCACGTCCGCAGGGCTGCGAGAAGATCACTGGCGGTGACGACCTGTATCGCATTCGGGTAGGAGACTACCGTGTCGTCTATCAGGTCAGGGACGAGCGGCTCTTGATCCTCGTCATCCTCATCGGGCACCGCCGCGACATCTACTGCCACCTCTCTCGGCTGTCTTGCTGA
- a CDS encoding nucleotidyltransferase family protein, with protein sequence MRLGPALSVPAGALADICQRYHVRELAVFGSALRDDFGAESDLDVLVEFAPGAPIGLIELSRLQRELSALVGRQVDVVPKAGLKEAIRQEVLAQAEVVYAAA encoded by the coding sequence GTGAGACTTGGACCTGCGCTCTCGGTCCCAGCAGGTGCCCTGGCAGACATCTGCCAGCGCTACCACGTGCGAGAACTCGCCGTCTTTGGCTCGGCCCTACGCGATGACTTCGGCGCGGAAAGCGATCTCGACGTGCTGGTCGAATTCGCGCCCGGTGCCCCGATCGGACTGATCGAACTGAGCCGTCTCCAGCGGGAACTCAGCGCCCTTGTCGGCCGCCAGGTCGACGTCGTGCCGAAAGCCGGGCTGAAAGAGGCGATCCGCCAGGAAGTGCTCGCCCAAGCTGAGGTCGTCTATGCCGCGGCCTGA
- a CDS encoding B12-binding domain-containing radical SAM protein, whose product MDILLTHGYFLFQDPHELQVMKPYPTLGILYISAYLKSRGFDVKVFDSTFSSPEEQRAYLERERPPVVGVYANLMTRPRVIQTMKAAKAVGATVIAGGPEPANYPEEYLARGADVVVIGEGELTLEELLPHLARYGPNGMEHIQGIVYRNGDGQLVRTEPRPYIPKLDELPFPDRAAIDIPRYVRTWREHHGLGSVSLITARGCPYTCTWCSHAVYGYSHRRRSPENVADELEHIIETYQPDMVWYADDVFTIHKGWFFRYAAELKRRGINIPFETISREDRLNEEIIRTLKEMGAFRIWIGAESGSQRILDAMRRRTKAERVREMVHLLQRHGIEAGMFIMLGYEGEEMPDLEATVEHLKASNPDVFLTTVAYPIKNTPYYEMVKDRIIPLRPWDEGSDRDFTVAGRHSRRFYQFATRWMVNEVAAHRERQQAQPDYRRLAKAMVNARIGRLGMLVTQHEVERGQ is encoded by the coding sequence ATGGATATCCTGCTGACCCACGGCTATTTCCTCTTCCAGGACCCGCACGAGTTGCAGGTCATGAAGCCCTACCCCACCCTCGGCATCCTCTACATCTCGGCCTACCTGAAGTCGCGCGGGTTCGACGTGAAGGTGTTCGACTCCACCTTCAGCAGCCCCGAAGAGCAGCGCGCGTACCTGGAGCGGGAGCGGCCGCCCGTCGTCGGCGTGTACGCCAACCTGATGACCCGCCCGCGGGTCATCCAGACGATGAAGGCGGCCAAGGCGGTCGGCGCCACGGTCATCGCCGGTGGGCCGGAGCCGGCCAACTACCCGGAGGAGTACCTCGCGCGCGGGGCCGACGTGGTGGTCATTGGCGAGGGCGAACTGACGCTCGAGGAGTTGCTGCCGCACCTGGCCCGCTACGGGCCGAACGGTATGGAGCACATCCAGGGCATCGTCTACCGCAACGGGGACGGCCAACTGGTCCGCACCGAGCCGCGGCCATACATTCCCAAACTGGACGAGCTCCCCTTCCCCGACCGCGCGGCGATCGACATCCCGCGCTACGTGCGCACCTGGCGTGAGCACCACGGGCTCGGCTCGGTGTCGCTCATCACCGCCCGGGGCTGCCCCTACACCTGTACCTGGTGCAGCCACGCTGTCTACGGCTACAGCCACCGGCGCCGCTCTCCGGAGAACGTCGCCGACGAGCTGGAACACATCATCGAGACCTACCAGCCCGACATGGTCTGGTACGCCGACGACGTCTTCACCATCCACAAGGGCTGGTTCTTCCGCTACGCCGCCGAGCTCAAGCGCCGGGGTATCAACATCCCGTTCGAGACGATCTCGCGCGAGGACCGGCTGAACGAGGAGATCATCCGCACCCTCAAGGAGATGGGCGCCTTCCGCATCTGGATCGGCGCCGAGTCCGGCTCGCAGCGCATCCTCGACGCCATGCGACGGCGCACCAAGGCCGAGCGGGTGCGGGAGATGGTGCATCTGCTCCAGCGCCACGGCATCGAGGCAGGCATGTTCATCATGCTCGGCTACGAGGGGGAGGAGATGCCCGACCTGGAGGCTACGGTCGAGCACCTGAAGGCGTCCAACCCCGACGTGTTCCTCACGACCGTCGCCTACCCGATCAAGAACACGCCGTACTACGAGATGGTCAAGGACCGCATCATCCCGCTCAGGCCATGGGACGAAGGGTCCGACCGGGACTTCACCGTGGCCGGGCGCCACTCGCGCCGCTTCTACCAATTCGCCACGCGCTGGATGGTCAACGAGGTAGCGGCGCACCGGGAGCGCCAGCAGGCGCAGCCCGATTACCGGCGCCTCGCCAAGGCGATGGTCAATGCACGCATCGGCCGGCTGGGGATGCTGGTAACCCAGCACGAGGTAGAGCGAGGGCAGTGA
- a CDS encoding serine hydrolase, with the protein MVNLTAARTELDDLIRRAPGTVGLVIEDLTTGERLEWSPETQFLAASIIKIPILVEGLRQAEEGTVRLDQMVPVPDDAKVGGFGILKELTSVTSISLLDLLTLMIIVSDNTATNLCIDVLGVESINRTIASLGLTGTQLQRKMMDYEARDRGLENFTTPADVARLLRLIATRQILTPEACDLALDIMARQQVRDRLPLYLPDDMRVAHKTGELSGVRHDAGVIFFESGPVIVVALTQGFSDQLSQSFVGGDASALIAQIPRVLLKHQRS; encoded by the coding sequence GTGGTGAACCTGACCGCAGCGCGGACCGAGCTTGACGACCTGATCCGGCGTGCGCCCGGTACCGTCGGACTCGTGATCGAAGACCTCACGACGGGCGAGCGGCTGGAGTGGTCGCCGGAGACACAGTTCCTGGCCGCGAGCATCATCAAGATCCCCATCCTGGTCGAGGGACTCCGTCAGGCAGAGGAAGGGACAGTCCGTCTCGATCAGATGGTGCCGGTGCCGGACGACGCCAAGGTCGGTGGCTTCGGCATCCTCAAGGAACTCACCAGCGTCACGTCGATCTCGCTGCTCGATCTGCTGACGCTCATGATCATCGTCAGCGACAACACGGCGACGAATCTCTGCATCGACGTGCTCGGCGTGGAGTCGATCAACCGTACGATCGCGTCGCTCGGGCTGACGGGCACGCAGCTACAGCGGAAGATGATGGACTATGAGGCGCGCGATCGCGGCCTCGAGAACTTCACTACCCCGGCAGACGTCGCGCGCCTGCTCCGCCTGATAGCGACCCGGCAGATCTTGACGCCGGAGGCGTGCGACCTCGCGCTCGATATCATGGCGCGCCAGCAAGTACGCGACCGCCTGCCGCTCTATCTCCCGGACGACATGCGCGTCGCCCACAAGACCGGCGAGCTGTCCGGGGTGCGGCACGACGCGGGAGTGATCTTCTTTGAATCCGGCCCGGTGATCGTCGTGGCGCTGACCCAGGGGTTCTCGGATCAGCTCTCGCAATCGTTCGTGGGCGGTGATGCCAGCGCCCTGATCGCGCAAATCCCGCGCGTGCTCCTCAAGCATCAGCGCTCGTGA
- a CDS encoding ABC transporter ATP-binding protein has translation MHRGRLMGQFDKPEQTARPGTFRRVVAFFRPYWQQIALVLVAILITSGLGLINPYLLKLIIDTAIPQRDMALLNLFVGLMIVVPIISGLIGVGQSYLSNVVGQRVMRDLRNALYAHLQRMPLRFFTSTRTGEIQSRLANDVGGIQQVVTSTAATIVSNIATVGSTIVLMAAIDVQLTLLSLALAPIFLVVTRRVGALRRELSTSTQRSLADLTAITQETLSVSGVLLTKTFGRQREATERFATENERLAGLQIRQQMIGRWFFMVINVFFSITPGLVYWVAGRSIIGGDTELTIGSIVAFTTLQSRLFFPLGQLLNVHVDVQGALALFDRIFEYLDLQPEITDRPGALALDPDRVRGRVEYDHVSFRYDSAPPGSDGATERPLALNDVTFTIEPGQLVALVGPSGAGKTTITYLLPRLYDVTSGAVRIDGHDVRDVTLESLGRIIGFVTQETYLFHATVRENLLYGKPDATQEEIEAAARAAAIHDRIMELPDGYDTVVGERGYKLSGGEKQRLALARVILKNPRILILDEATSALDTHSERLIQAALQPLMRGRTTIAIAHRLSTVLAADQILVVDQGRIVERGTHQELLARDGLYASLYRAQFVTDDAPATLNGGVLLDEEVPAAE, from the coding sequence ATGCACCGTGGGCGATTGATGGGCCAGTTTGACAAACCTGAGCAGACAGCTCGGCCGGGCACCTTCCGGCGGGTGGTCGCCTTCTTCCGGCCCTACTGGCAGCAGATCGCCCTCGTCCTGGTCGCTATCCTGATCACCTCCGGCCTTGGCCTGATCAACCCCTACCTGCTCAAGCTGATCATCGACACCGCCATCCCCCAACGGGACATGGCGCTCCTGAACCTCTTCGTCGGGCTGATGATCGTCGTGCCGATCATCTCCGGGCTGATCGGCGTCGGGCAGAGCTACCTGAGCAACGTGGTCGGCCAGCGGGTGATGCGCGACCTGCGCAACGCGCTCTACGCCCACCTGCAACGCATGCCGCTGCGCTTCTTCACCTCGACCCGCACCGGGGAGATCCAGAGTCGCCTGGCCAACGACGTCGGCGGCATCCAGCAGGTGGTCACCTCCACCGCCGCGACGATTGTCAGCAACATTGCCACCGTGGGCAGCACGATCGTGCTCATGGCCGCCATCGACGTGCAGCTCACGCTGCTGTCACTGGCGCTCGCCCCGATCTTCCTCGTCGTCACCCGCCGGGTCGGCGCGCTGCGGCGTGAGCTCTCGACCTCCACCCAGCGTAGCCTGGCCGACCTGACCGCGATCACCCAGGAGACGCTTTCCGTCTCCGGCGTGCTCCTCACCAAGACGTTCGGGCGACAACGCGAGGCGACCGAGCGGTTTGCCACCGAGAACGAGCGGCTGGCCGGGTTGCAGATCCGCCAGCAGATGATCGGCCGCTGGTTCTTCATGGTCATCAACGTCTTCTTCTCGATCACCCCAGGGCTGGTCTACTGGGTCGCCGGGCGGTCCATCATCGGCGGCGACACGGAGCTGACGATCGGTAGCATCGTGGCCTTCACCACACTCCAGAGCCGGCTCTTCTTCCCGCTGGGGCAACTCCTGAACGTCCACGTCGACGTGCAGGGGGCCCTGGCGCTGTTCGACCGCATCTTCGAGTATCTGGACCTCCAGCCCGAGATCACCGACCGGCCCGGCGCCCTGGCGCTCGATCCCGACCGCGTGCGCGGCCGCGTCGAGTACGACCACGTCAGCTTCCGCTACGACTCCGCCCCGCCCGGGAGCGACGGCGCCACCGAGCGGCCGCTGGCCCTGAATGACGTCACCTTCACCATCGAGCCGGGGCAGCTCGTCGCGCTGGTCGGGCCGAGTGGTGCCGGGAAGACGACCATCACCTACCTGCTCCCACGGCTCTACGACGTCACCTCGGGCGCAGTGCGGATCGACGGGCACGATGTGCGCGACGTGACGCTGGAGAGCCTGGGCCGGATCATCGGCTTCGTCACCCAGGAGACCTATCTCTTCCACGCCACCGTCCGTGAGAACCTCTTGTACGGCAAGCCGGACGCGACGCAGGAGGAGATCGAGGCAGCCGCGCGTGCCGCGGCTATCCACGACCGGATCATGGAGCTCCCCGACGGCTACGACACAGTCGTCGGCGAGCGGGGCTACAAGCTCTCTGGCGGGGAAAAGCAGCGCCTTGCGCTGGCTCGCGTCATCCTGAAGAACCCGCGCATCCTGATCCTGGACGAGGCGACATCGGCCCTCGACACCCACTCGGAGCGGCTGATCCAGGCCGCTCTCCAGCCGCTCATGCGCGGGCGGACCACCATCGCCATCGCCCACCGGCTGAGCACCGTGCTCGCGGCCGACCAGATCCTGGTGGTCGATCAGGGGCGCATCGTCGAGCGCGGCACCCACCAGGAACTCCTCGCCCGCGACGGGCTCTACGCCTCCCTCTACCGCGCCCAGTTCGTTACTGACGACGCTCCCGCCACGCTGAACGGCGGTGTTCTCCTGGACGAGGAAGTCCCCGCAGCCGAGTAG
- a CDS encoding type II toxin-antitoxin system Phd/YefM family antitoxin: MTTVTTVEARNEFAEIVNRAAYGKERITLTRRGKAIAAIVPIEDAELLQALEDRVDLEAVRAALEEAERDGTIPWERLRVELGLDD, from the coding sequence ATGACGACGGTAACAACGGTTGAAGCGCGCAACGAGTTCGCAGAGATCGTCAACCGCGCCGCCTACGGAAAGGAGCGCATCACGCTCACACGTCGGGGGAAGGCGATCGCTGCCATCGTCCCGATCGAGGATGCTGAACTGCTCCAGGCATTGGAGGATCGGGTCGACTTGGAAGCCGTGCGCGCCGCGCTGGAAGAAGCCGAACGAGACGGCACGATCCCCTGGGAGCGCCTGCGGGTTGAGCTCGGACTCGACGATTAG
- a CDS encoding methyltransferase domain-containing protein has product MIAGEQATTASRISDLTLACPRCRAPLVPDGDDAVRCLVEGDRFPNEDGIWRFLLPEREARFAQFMAEYAAVRRAEGRGDDDPSFYRALPFHDLTGRFVDDWRIRAVSYQALVNRVLPPLETRWRRPLRILDLGAGNCWLSYRLARRGHTVVAVDLLTDLRDGLGAYVHYDAVFTPVQAEFDRLPFADGQADLVIFNASLHYSPDYATTLPEVLRVLGPDGQVVILDSPVYRDARSGEQMLREREADFKRRFGFPSNSLPSEGFLTVARLDSLAAALGLRWRTHEPWYGWHWALRHWKARLRGRREPARFLVITGERAEPLPGGPPVARHSRATRALWRRWLRWRARLLGWDRFDRARLERVAGRDIVVLPGVFNPVLFRTGAYLAKVAESFVPLGGSVLDLGTGSGVGAIVAARRAARVVAVDINPAAVRCAQINAASNGVNDRVEVRQGDLFAPVAGERFDLVLFNPPFYRGTPRDDADRAWRSEDVAERFAAGLAAHLAPGASALVILSSDGDAPGFLRAAASAGLAIEVIAERDLVNEVLRIYRITAPQSSPLSPDGERGPG; this is encoded by the coding sequence ATGATTGCGGGCGAGCAAGCAACGACTGCCTCGCGGATCAGCGACCTCACCCTCGCCTGCCCCCGCTGCCGCGCGCCGCTGGTACCGGACGGGGACGACGCCGTTCGCTGCCTCGTCGAGGGAGACCGCTTCCCGAACGAGGACGGGATCTGGCGCTTCCTGTTGCCCGAGCGCGAGGCGCGCTTCGCCCAGTTCATGGCCGAGTACGCCGCCGTGCGCCGTGCGGAGGGTCGCGGCGACGACGACCCCAGCTTCTACCGCGCCCTCCCCTTCCACGACCTGACCGGCCGGTTCGTGGACGACTGGCGCATCCGCGCCGTCAGCTACCAGGCGCTCGTCAACCGCGTCCTCCCGCCCCTGGAGACCCGGTGGCGCCGACCGCTGCGCATCCTCGACCTCGGCGCGGGCAACTGCTGGCTCAGCTACCGCCTGGCGCGCCGCGGGCATACCGTCGTGGCCGTGGACCTCCTCACCGACCTGCGCGACGGCCTCGGAGCTTATGTCCACTACGACGCGGTCTTTACGCCGGTCCAGGCCGAGTTCGACCGCCTGCCCTTCGCCGACGGCCAGGCCGACCTCGTCATCTTCAACGCGTCGCTCCACTACTCCCCGGACTACGCGACGACGCTGCCGGAGGTGCTGCGCGTGCTGGGGCCGGACGGGCAGGTCGTTATCCTCGACTCGCCGGTCTACCGGGATGCACGCAGCGGCGAGCAGATGCTGCGGGAACGGGAGGCCGACTTCAAGCGTCGCTTCGGCTTCCCCTCCAACAGCCTACCGAGCGAGGGGTTCCTGACCGTCGCTCGGCTCGACTCGCTCGCGGCCGCGCTCGGACTCCGCTGGCGCACCCACGAGCCATGGTACGGCTGGCACTGGGCGCTCCGACACTGGAAGGCCCGGCTCCGGGGCCGCCGCGAACCGGCCCGGTTCCTCGTGATTACCGGGGAGCGCGCCGAACCGTTGCCTGGTGGTCCGCCGGTCGCCCGCCACAGCCGCGCGACCCGCGCGCTCTGGCGCCGCTGGCTACGCTGGCGCGCACGCCTCCTCGGCTGGGACCGCTTCGACCGCGCACGCCTGGAGCGCGTCGCGGGCCGCGACATCGTCGTCCTGCCCGGCGTCTTCAACCCGGTGCTCTTCCGCACCGGTGCGTACCTGGCCAAGGTGGCGGAAAGCTTCGTCCCACTCGGCGGCAGCGTGCTCGACCTCGGCACCGGCTCCGGCGTGGGCGCGATCGTCGCCGCCCGCCGCGCGGCGCGGGTCGTCGCCGTCGACATCAACCCTGCCGCCGTGCGCTGCGCCCAGATCAACGCTGCCTCCAACGGAGTCAATGACCGAGTCGAGGTGCGACAGGGTGACCTCTTCGCCCCGGTCGCGGGCGAGCGTTTCGACCTCGTGCTGTTCAACCCGCCCTTCTACCGGGGCACGCCGCGCGACGACGCCGATCGAGCGTGGCGCTCTGAGGACGTCGCCGAGCGCTTCGCCGCCGGGCTGGCGGCGCACCTGGCACCGGGGGCCAGTGCCCTCGTGATCCTCTCGTCCGATGGCGACGCACCCGGTTTCCTCCGTGCCGCGGCCAGCGCGGGTCTGGCGATCGAGGTGATCGCCGAGCGGGACCTCGTCAACGAGGTGCTACGGATTTACCGGATTACCGCACCGCAATCGTCTCCCCTCTCCCCAGACGGCGAGAGGGGTCCAGGGTAA
- a CDS encoding class I SAM-dependent methyltransferase, translating into MAAPAAPFDAAAPSYDAVFTHRTLGRLLRAAVWEHLDAAFHPGDRVLDLGCGTGEDAVRLAQRGIDVLATDVSAGMIAVAREKAADAGVAERVHLAQVDLREHPLSLPASWRGPDGIDGSFSSFGALNCLPDRRRLASTLAAWIRPGGRLVLVLMGPLCPWEIGWHMARGQPRRAVRRLTAGRDGTLAHTGGGTSVRVWYPTPRRLRAEFAPAFRHVRTVGIGVLLPPSYLAGLVECQPRAFTRLAALERRIAGRFPWPWLADHYLMVLERRCAPAATGLDREDQA; encoded by the coding sequence ATGGCTGCGCCCGCCGCACCCTTCGACGCCGCAGCCCCGAGCTACGACGCGGTCTTCACGCACCGCACGCTCGGGCGTCTCCTGCGGGCCGCCGTCTGGGAGCACCTTGACGCCGCCTTCCACCCGGGCGACCGCGTCCTCGACCTGGGCTGCGGCACCGGCGAGGACGCCGTGCGCCTGGCTCAGCGCGGTATCGACGTGCTCGCGACCGATGTCTCGGCCGGGATGATTGCCGTGGCACGCGAGAAGGCGGCGGACGCCGGGGTCGCCGAGCGTGTCCATCTCGCTCAGGTCGACCTACGTGAGCACCCGCTGTCGCTGCCCGCGTCCTGGCGGGGGCCGGACGGCATCGACGGCTCCTTCTCGTCGTTCGGCGCGCTCAACTGCCTGCCCGACCGGCGACGGCTCGCGTCCACCCTCGCCGCCTGGATCCGGCCGGGTGGGCGGCTGGTCTTGGTGCTGATGGGGCCGCTCTGCCCCTGGGAGATCGGCTGGCACATGGCGCGCGGCCAGCCGCGGCGCGCGGTCCGGCGCCTGACTGCAGGCCGGGACGGCACCCTGGCCCACACGGGCGGCGGGACCTCCGTGCGTGTCTGGTATCCCACGCCCCGTCGGCTGCGCGCCGAGTTTGCCCCCGCTTTCCGGCATGTCCGCACCGTCGGTATCGGCGTCCTGCTCCCGCCCTCGTATCTAGCCGGGCTGGTGGAGTGCCAGCCACGCGCGTTCACCCGGCTGGCCGCCCTCGAGCGCCGCATCGCCGGCCGGTTCCCCTGGCCCTGGCTCGCCGACCACTACCTGATGGTGCTGGAGCGGCGGTGCGCTCCAGCGGCTACGGGGCTGGACCGGGAGGATCAAGCATGA